The DNA window AACACAATCGAATACGTGATTGGCTCCGCCTCCGGTCAATTCGCGAAGAGCCGCAACCGTGTCGACCTGGGTAGGGTTGATGAAGTCCGTAGCTCCGAATCGGGTGGCTTGCGCTTCCTTCGTCGGATTGGTGTCGATCGCGACAATTCTGGTGGCCCCCGCAATCCTAGCCGCCTGGATGACGTTGAGGCCGATTCCGCCCGACCCGATAACCGCCACAGTGTCGCCGACCTGAATGCGGGCTCGGTTGAGGACTGCGCCGGCACCGGTGAGAACGCAGCAGCCGATCAGGCACGCGGAGGCCAGCGAGATGTCCTTCGGAATCGACACTGCCTGAACGGCTTTCACCAGTGCGTACTCGCTGAACGTCGACAGCGCGGCGAAGTTGTGGATCGCACCTCCGTCCATGCTGTACGGCGCCTGGGGAGCTCCGTACGATTCACGGCACATGGTGGGTCGGCCGGAAACGCATGCGGCGCAATGTCCGCACGTTGCCAGCGTCGAGAGCACAACGTGATCACCGACCGCGGGCGCAGTGACGCCTGGGCCGACCGCCTCGACGACGCCTGCCCCTTCGTGTCCCAGGATCACCGGCACCGGGAACGGGATCTTGCCGTTCATCACGCTGAGGTCGCTCTGGCACAGCCCACTGGCAACGATACGGACGAGCACCTCACCCGAGCCCGGCTCTCGGACGACCACGTTGTCGGAGAGCTTGCTTGCGGTGCCATCGAACACTATTGCTCTCAACTTCTGAACCTCACTGTCGTGCGGACTGCACTGAATGGGAAAGGGGGTTCGCGAGTGATCCGTCGGATCTGCCTCGCGCTTCAATTGATTCGATCGCCACGATTCGATAGCCGGATTCAGCGGCGAATTGCTCGCTCGCGCACCGGTTTCAGAGAGTGTAAACCGGCAGCATCTGCTCGTCAACCCATGTTTGGACACGTCGTGCTGAATCGAGTATAGGCAGAGAACACCCGGTCCAACCCGGTTTCGGCAGGCCCGTTCCGTACATGTCCGCAGCGCCCGTTGACGCAGGCGTGGCCAGTGGCTACAGTGACAGAGGTCACGGGAGAATGCAGGCATTGGGGGCGTTGGGCTCCCTGTCACGCGGTCGCCCTCGA is part of the Rhodococcus sovatensis genome and encodes:
- a CDS encoding Zn-dependent alcohol dehydrogenase codes for the protein MRAIVFDGTASKLSDNVVVREPGSGEVLVRIVASGLCQSDLSVMNGKIPFPVPVILGHEGAGVVEAVGPGVTAPAVGDHVVLSTLATCGHCAACVSGRPTMCRESYGAPQAPYSMDGGAIHNFAALSTFSEYALVKAVQAVSIPKDISLASACLIGCCVLTGAGAVLNRARIQVGDTVAVIGSGGIGLNVIQAARIAGATRIVAIDTNPTKEAQATRFGATDFINPTQVDTVAALRELTGGGANHVFDCVGGEKITSQAMDMLDWGGQLILLGVASRETKFSVPASTFYMDRSVLGCRYGSSRPAADIPRFIDLYRSGRLLLDELITKTYNLDTFDMLVDDAKNGLLDRGVLVMSS